Within Nitrospirota bacterium, the genomic segment GGAATAAAACTGAAACTGGGGTGGGGAATAAAGTTGGGATAGAAAATAAATCTGTCCCCATTAGGTCGCCATTAGGTCGTTAATGTTCCCATTCATGTTCTTTAATGGGTGACACCTTAGCTATCTTCGATTATATTTTTTTTGGCCTTGGGGCAGGTGAGCCGTATAACATACCTTCAACACTAATGTCTTCATCAACGTCAGGCCAATGTATTCCCTGACCATCTCCGATGATTTCATAATTAAGCCGCTGCTCTGGTGTTGCCTCAGAGAGCCGCCATGACCAGGCAAGCGGCACACTAATTGTACGTCCATCAATCAGATGTGCCGTTATGATGTCGTCCGTAACAGTCGCATCTTTAATTTTAATTTCCTGAAGATTAACCGCAATGCTCATCCCATGCCTCCATTATGCAATCTATGTTTTTATAAATAATTTCTCTAATAACATTTAACTCCCTAGGTGAAAAACCGTGATTTCTACATAATGCAATAGGTTCTAACCAAAATTTACAAACCATATTTTCTTTTTGAACATGAATATGCTTTGGTTCATTGCAATCAAAACTATAGAAGAAAAACCTGTATGGACCTTCCATATTTTTAATTGT encodes:
- a CDS encoding DUF4160 domain-containing protein, encoding MPTIKNMEGPYRFFFYSFDCNEPKHIHVQKENMVCKFWLEPIALCRNHGFSPRELNVIREIIYKNIDCIMEAWDEHCG
- a CDS encoding DUF2442 domain-containing protein — encoded protein: MSIAVNLQEIKIKDATVTDDIITAHLIDGRTISVPLAWSWRLSEATPEQRLNYEIIGDGQGIHWPDVDEDISVEGMLYGSPAPRPKKI